A single window of Hymenobacter sp. APR13 DNA harbors:
- the gyrB gene encoding DNA topoisomerase (ATP-hydrolyzing) subunit B — protein MSETQEIIGASDYSADSIQVLEGLEAVRKRPSMYIGDTGAKGLHHLVWEVVDNSIDEALAGQCDRIEVSIHPGNSISVQDNGRGIPVGINQKFGKSALEIALTVLHAGGKFDKNSYKTSGGLHGVGVSCVNALSTHTHVKVQREGRMYEQEYTIGVPQYDVREIGPADGRGTYVWFQPDGTIFDETLEYSYERIATRLRELAYLNRGIRIILTDLREQAADAEGQPLRTEFYSEGGVAEYVQYLDSSRTVLMTKPVYVATERGIPVEVAFQYNDSYQEHIFSYVNNINTHEGGTHVAGFRSAITRVLKAYAEKSGEVAKAKIEIQGDDFREGLTAVISVKVAEPKFEGQTKGKLGNSEVSGAVNQVVGEILNQYLEENPKEARVIVEKVILAAKARVAAKKAREMVQRKTVLGSNSLPGKLADCSESDPAICELYLVEGDSAGGTAKQGRNRAFQAILPLRGKILNVEKAQEHRIYENEEIRNMITALGVSFEKKTDEDDGSTSRSLNLDKLRYHKVIIMTDADIDGSHIRTLILTFFFRYMPELIEKGYIYIALPPLYLVKRGKEERYCWTEEERMAAQEEMGRGKPETVNVQRYKGLGEMNAEQLWTTTMQPDTRSLKRVDVDSGVEADHLFSMLMGDEVAPRRDFIEKNAKYAKLDV, from the coding sequence ATGAGCGAAACACAAGAGATAATCGGTGCCTCGGACTACTCCGCGGATAGCATTCAGGTACTCGAAGGGCTCGAAGCGGTACGCAAGCGTCCTTCCATGTACATCGGCGACACTGGCGCGAAAGGCCTTCACCACCTGGTGTGGGAGGTAGTGGATAACTCCATTGACGAAGCCCTGGCCGGCCAGTGCGACCGAATCGAGGTGAGCATTCACCCCGGCAACTCCATTTCTGTACAAGACAACGGCCGCGGGATTCCCGTCGGCATCAACCAGAAGTTCGGCAAATCAGCCCTCGAAATTGCCCTGACCGTGCTGCACGCCGGCGGCAAGTTCGACAAGAACAGCTACAAGACCTCCGGCGGCCTGCACGGCGTGGGCGTGTCCTGCGTGAATGCCCTCAGCACCCACACCCACGTGAAGGTGCAGCGCGAAGGCCGCATGTACGAGCAGGAATACACCATTGGCGTGCCCCAGTACGACGTGCGCGAAATCGGGCCTGCTGACGGCCGCGGCACCTACGTGTGGTTCCAACCTGATGGCACCATCTTCGACGAAACGCTGGAGTACTCCTACGAGCGGATTGCCACCCGCCTGCGCGAGCTGGCCTACCTCAACCGCGGCATCCGCATCATCCTCACTGACCTGCGCGAGCAGGCCGCCGATGCCGAAGGCCAGCCGCTGCGCACCGAGTTCTACTCGGAAGGCGGTGTGGCCGAGTACGTGCAGTACCTCGACAGCAGCCGCACAGTGCTCATGACCAAGCCCGTGTACGTGGCTACGGAGCGCGGCATTCCGGTGGAAGTGGCGTTCCAGTACAACGACTCGTACCAGGAGCACATCTTCTCCTACGTCAACAACATCAACACCCACGAGGGCGGCACGCACGTGGCAGGCTTCCGCTCGGCCATTACGCGGGTGCTGAAAGCCTACGCCGAGAAATCGGGCGAGGTGGCCAAGGCCAAAATTGAAATTCAGGGCGACGACTTCCGCGAAGGCCTCACCGCCGTTATTTCGGTGAAGGTGGCCGAGCCCAAGTTTGAGGGCCAGACCAAAGGCAAGCTGGGCAACTCCGAAGTGAGCGGCGCCGTGAACCAGGTAGTAGGCGAAATCCTCAATCAGTATCTGGAGGAAAACCCCAAGGAAGCCCGCGTCATCGTCGAGAAGGTGATTCTGGCTGCCAAAGCCCGCGTAGCCGCCAAGAAGGCCCGCGAAATGGTGCAGCGCAAAACCGTGCTGGGCTCCAACTCGCTGCCCGGCAAGCTCGCCGACTGCTCGGAGTCAGACCCCGCCATCTGCGAGCTGTACCTGGTGGAAGGTGACTCGGCTGGCGGCACCGCCAAGCAGGGCCGCAACCGCGCCTTCCAGGCCATTCTGCCGCTGCGGGGTAAGATCCTGAACGTAGAGAAGGCCCAGGAGCACCGCATCTACGAAAACGAGGAAATCCGGAACATGATTACGGCCCTCGGCGTGAGCTTCGAAAAGAAGACCGACGAAGACGACGGCAGCACCAGCCGCTCGCTGAACCTCGACAAGCTGCGCTACCACAAGGTCATCATCATGACCGATGCTGACATCGACGGCTCGCACATCCGGACCCTGATCCTGACGTTCTTCTTCCGCTACATGCCGGAGCTGATCGAGAAAGGCTACATCTACATCGCGCTGCCGCCGCTGTATCTGGTGAAGCGCGGCAAGGAAGAGCGCTACTGCTGGACCGAAGAGGAGCGCATGGCTGCCCAGGAAGAAATGGGCCGCGGCAAGCCCGAAACGGTGAACGTGCAGCGCTACAAAGGCCTCGGCGAAATGAACGCCGAGCAGCTCTGGACCACCACCATGCAGCCCGACACCCGCTCCCTGAAGCGTGTAGACGTGGACTCGGGCGTGGAAGCCGACCACCTCTTCTCCATGCTGATGGGCGACGAAGTGGCCCCCCGCCGCGACTTCATCGAGAAAAACGCCAAGTACGCCAAGCTGGACGTGTAA
- a CDS encoding T9SS type A sorting domain-containing protein, whose translation MRKQLCMLGFLLAFGSAQVQAQWVNQPVNNPTPDQFNLLISAVDANVAWTTVVGSEDFFTQLFSRTTNGGTTWTTLAIPGLTPNDLVTSIYARNATTAWVTVAADFVGPGRILRTTDGGASWVTQTTANQFAGNNSFPTVVRFFDAVNGVALGNPNNGRFEIYTTSNAGETWTAIPAANAPQPQGLEDLVTGVPVVAQAGNSIWVATDEGRMLRSTDRGLTWAVSSTGLTYPANMAFRDALNGLALDEDGSYVRTTDGGATWAALNPTGSVRRIGLDNVPGTRTYVSTGFGAYGPGSSYSTDDGQTWVTLESTINHALVDFVSPSVGWSAGLLVDADGEVAGGNGMNKYTGITLATNAALASRLGISAFPNPAPDGRFVVRASGLKAATPARVLDGLGRTVRTETWTSPALAPLSLDLSQQPVGVYVLELSTPEGLVRQKLVVR comes from the coding sequence ATGCGCAAACAATTATGCATGCTGGGCTTTCTGCTGGCGTTTGGTTCGGCCCAAGTTCAGGCCCAATGGGTCAACCAGCCCGTGAACAACCCTACGCCTGACCAGTTCAACCTGCTCATCTCTGCCGTAGATGCCAACGTGGCCTGGACCACCGTGGTGGGCAGTGAGGATTTCTTCACCCAGCTGTTCAGCCGCACCACCAATGGCGGCACTACCTGGACCACGCTAGCCATTCCGGGCCTAACGCCCAACGACCTCGTGACCAGTATCTACGCCCGGAACGCCACCACTGCCTGGGTGACGGTGGCCGCCGATTTCGTAGGGCCCGGCCGCATCCTGCGCACCACCGACGGCGGGGCCAGCTGGGTCACCCAGACCACGGCCAACCAGTTTGCCGGCAACAACAGCTTCCCGACCGTGGTACGCTTTTTCGATGCGGTGAACGGCGTGGCTCTGGGCAACCCTAACAATGGGCGCTTTGAAATCTACACTACCAGCAATGCCGGCGAAACCTGGACGGCCATTCCGGCCGCCAACGCGCCCCAGCCTCAGGGGCTGGAAGACCTGGTGACCGGCGTGCCGGTGGTGGCCCAAGCCGGCAACAGCATCTGGGTGGCCACCGACGAGGGCCGAATGCTGCGCTCCACCGACCGAGGCCTGACCTGGGCTGTATCCTCCACCGGGCTGACGTACCCAGCAAACATGGCCTTCCGCGACGCCCTTAACGGCTTGGCCCTGGATGAAGACGGCAGCTACGTGCGCACCACCGACGGTGGGGCCACCTGGGCGGCCCTCAACCCCACCGGTTCTGTGCGCCGCATCGGCCTCGACAATGTGCCCGGCACCCGCACCTACGTGTCGACGGGGTTTGGCGCCTACGGTCCCGGCTCGTCGTATTCCACCGACGACGGCCAGACCTGGGTAACCCTCGAATCGACCATCAACCACGCGTTGGTGGACTTCGTCAGCCCCAGCGTGGGCTGGTCGGCAGGCCTGCTGGTGGATGCCGATGGCGAGGTAGCGGGCGGCAACGGCATGAACAAGTACACCGGTATTACGCTGGCAACCAATGCCGCCCTGGCTTCGCGCCTGGGCATCAGTGCCTTCCCCAACCCAGCGCCCGATGGCCGCTTTGTGGTGCGGGCCAGTGGCCTGAAAGCCGCCACCCCGGCGCGCGTGCTCGATGGCCTGGGCCGCACCGTGCGGACCGAAACCTGGACCTCGCCCGCGCTGGCCCCGCTTTCGCTGGACCTGAGCCAGCAGCCGGTGGGCGTGTATGTGCTGGAGTTGAGCACCCCCGAAGGGCTCGTGCGCCAGAAGCTGGTGGTGCGCTAA
- a CDS encoding T9SS type A sorting domain-containing protein, with the protein MGATAQAQWATQPISFANPAASPALIEAVSPTVVWTIGYDFTDEDSNLVAVSTNGGVSWSTSTVTGVDNTSEFVSSLAAISNTTAWVTVVGNRADGRVMKTTDGGQTWVRQTTAAQFGSINSYPSIIHFFNANDGVVIGDPTTDGGPFEMYTTSNGGATWTAVATPPVSDSREDTYDDAYAMVGNTIWCGTFQGRILRSTDKGLTWTAPVPSGLDAVRNIAFRDAQNGLAIFLDEDTGERQLSRTTDGGLTWARVNYTGTMPGFGLDNVPGTNQYVSTGLDLGDGIKGTAYTRDNGQSWVTIESTNNNLYVDFVSPTAGWTGGLNIMTGAGQGMRRFTSSVLGAKQATTEQLGYSVYPNPSADGRFEVRAKEPRTGAMLRVSDALGREVARRPLTGNGTAPVTLDLSQYQAGVYTLEISSAAGTAHQKLVVK; encoded by the coding sequence ATGGGTGCCACCGCGCAGGCCCAGTGGGCAACCCAGCCGATCAGCTTTGCCAATCCGGCCGCCTCGCCGGCCCTGATTGAGGCCGTCAGCCCTACCGTAGTCTGGACGATTGGCTATGATTTCACAGACGAAGACTCCAACCTCGTGGCGGTAAGCACCAACGGTGGGGTTTCCTGGTCGACCTCGACGGTGACGGGCGTGGATAATACCTCAGAATTCGTGTCGTCGCTGGCTGCTATTAGCAATACCACTGCGTGGGTGACGGTTGTTGGCAACCGGGCCGATGGCCGGGTAATGAAAACCACCGACGGCGGCCAGACCTGGGTGCGCCAGACCACGGCGGCGCAGTTTGGCAGCATCAACAGCTACCCATCCATTATCCACTTCTTCAATGCCAACGATGGCGTAGTGATAGGGGACCCGACCACGGATGGCGGCCCTTTTGAGATGTACACCACATCTAATGGCGGGGCTACCTGGACAGCCGTGGCAACTCCACCAGTTTCTGACTCCCGCGAAGACACGTACGACGACGCCTATGCCATGGTGGGCAACACCATCTGGTGCGGCACTTTCCAGGGACGCATCCTGCGCAGCACAGACAAGGGGCTGACCTGGACGGCGCCGGTTCCCAGTGGATTGGATGCCGTGCGGAATATCGCGTTCCGGGATGCTCAGAACGGCCTGGCTATATTCCTGGATGAGGACACCGGCGAGCGGCAACTGTCTCGCACCACCGACGGCGGGCTCACCTGGGCCCGGGTAAACTACACTGGCACCATGCCCGGTTTCGGCCTCGACAACGTGCCCGGTACCAACCAGTACGTGAGCACCGGCCTCGATCTGGGCGACGGCATCAAGGGCACGGCCTACACCCGCGACAACGGCCAGAGCTGGGTGACAATAGAAAGCACCAACAATAACCTGTACGTAGACTTTGTCAGCCCAACCGCGGGCTGGACGGGCGGCCTGAACATCATGACTGGGGCTGGCCAGGGAATGCGCCGTTTCACCAGTTCCGTGCTGGGTGCCAAGCAGGCCACTACCGAACAGCTCGGCTATAGCGTGTATCCTAACCCAAGCGCCGATGGCCGCTTTGAAGTACGCGCCAAGGAACCCCGCACCGGCGCGATGCTGCGCGTATCCGACGCGCTGGGCCGGGAGGTAGCTCGCCGTCCGTTGACGGGCAACGGCACCGCTCCTGTCACGCTCGACCTGAGCCAGTATCAGGCCGGAGTGTACACGCTCGAAATTAGTTCGGCTGCCGGCACCGCCCACCAGAAGCTAGTGGTGAAATAG
- a CDS encoding T9SS type A sorting domain-containing protein has product MKKTLLGITFLLGLGLQGYSQGTPAITSFTAQNSNLPADFRIVGIQAIDANTAWGLAGTLNPAGTSIDANTYLRTTNGGTAWQGGLIAPAGFTGYTAGNLYAVNSTTAWAAMFDGTNGGGLIAKTSDGGATWVAQTNPAAGQFAAPDGFGNFVYFFDANNGVCMGDPNRQGTSSIKFFEIYTTTNGGTTWVRTPRANGLASNTSEYGVVNQYTVVGNTIWFTSLYDPTSITSPSRVFKSTDRGLNWTSVNSNISNRVSGVTFATANNGLIWNNENLSVTTNGGTSWTTQTYSTPFRDSDVKAIPGSNTYVAVGLDARVATPSAADIGTSISRDNGATWTTIDNRAQYLSVSFASGTVGWAGGFSAPAGGGGIGKYTGTNILSNRNAELQKALAVYPNPSTTGVFTVQLASGLKTGATVRVFDVVGRQVAAQTLNATAVAAKSTTVDLSSEKAGIYTLELRTDAGVAQQKLVVE; this is encoded by the coding sequence ATGAAAAAAACTCTACTCGGTATTACTTTCCTTTTAGGGCTCGGCCTACAAGGCTACAGCCAAGGTACTCCGGCTATCACTTCATTCACTGCACAGAACTCCAACCTGCCAGCCGATTTCCGTATTGTCGGGATTCAGGCTATTGATGCCAACACCGCCTGGGGGCTGGCCGGTACGCTCAATCCGGCGGGTACCAGCATTGATGCCAACACCTATTTGCGCACCACCAACGGCGGCACTGCCTGGCAGGGTGGTCTGATTGCCCCGGCGGGTTTCACCGGCTACACCGCCGGTAACCTCTACGCCGTGAACAGCACCACTGCCTGGGCTGCTATGTTCGATGGGACGAACGGCGGTGGCCTGATTGCCAAAACATCTGATGGGGGAGCCACTTGGGTTGCCCAGACCAACCCTGCCGCCGGCCAGTTCGCTGCTCCGGATGGCTTCGGTAACTTCGTGTATTTCTTCGATGCCAACAACGGTGTATGCATGGGCGACCCCAACCGCCAGGGTACCTCGAGCATTAAGTTTTTTGAAATCTATACCACCACCAACGGTGGTACCACCTGGGTGCGCACGCCCCGCGCCAACGGCTTGGCCAGCAACACCAGCGAATACGGCGTAGTGAACCAGTACACCGTGGTGGGCAACACTATCTGGTTTACGTCGCTCTACGACCCGACCTCCATCACGTCGCCCTCGCGTGTTTTCAAGTCCACTGACCGCGGCTTGAACTGGACTTCGGTAAATAGCAACATTTCCAACCGCGTATCGGGCGTAACTTTTGCCACCGCCAACAACGGCCTGATCTGGAATAATGAGAACCTGAGCGTGACCACCAACGGTGGTACGTCCTGGACGACCCAGACCTACAGCACGCCCTTCCGTGATTCGGATGTGAAAGCCATTCCCGGCAGCAACACGTACGTAGCGGTTGGTCTTGATGCTCGCGTGGCCACGCCTTCGGCCGCCGATATCGGAACTTCCATCAGCCGCGACAATGGTGCCACCTGGACTACTATCGACAACCGGGCGCAGTATTTGTCGGTTAGCTTTGCTTCAGGCACAGTAGGCTGGGCCGGTGGGTTCTCGGCCCCTGCCGGCGGCGGTGGCATCGGCAAGTACACGGGCACCAACATCCTGTCCAACCGCAATGCTGAGCTACAGAAAGCTCTGGCTGTTTACCCTAACCCCAGCACAACCGGTGTATTCACGGTGCAACTGGCTTCGGGCCTGAAAACGGGTGCCACGGTGCGTGTGTTCGACGTAGTAGGCCGCCAGGTAGCTGCCCAGACGCTGAACGCCACGGCTGTAGCAGCCAAGTCTACCACCGTAGACCTGAGCAGCGAAAAGGCCGGTATCTACACGCTGGAGCTGCGCACCGACGCTGGGGTAGCTCAGCAGAAGCTGGTGGTTGAATAG
- a CDS encoding VWA domain-containing protein: MLNWAYSVSWKEVAALSIFFALYLGFFFRTRRLAAPLNQKGWRLGWKLTLRFLYMGLLGMALLGPAYGLTRQPVRTTGKDVWLLVDLSRSMDAPDIAPTRLQKAKAELAQLASRFQADRIGLIVFAAEAYVQCPLTYDQSALQLFLSTLQTNLVPAGTTDLTPPLELVLARLNKLPATSPRATALVLVSDGEDFGENLEPTLRLLARSGARLFALGVGTLDGSRLPREKGGFVRDARGRDAVSRLSPTPLQRLAEQTGGRYFELSDRRDEFPLLVNALNRLEGQTEQVRTVSVADNRYRYPLALALALMALDILLTVRVIKL, translated from the coding sequence ATGCTGAACTGGGCCTATTCCGTGTCGTGGAAAGAGGTGGCGGCACTCAGCATTTTTTTTGCGCTCTACCTCGGATTTTTTTTCCGGACCCGCCGTTTGGCGGCTCCGCTCAACCAAAAAGGCTGGCGGCTGGGCTGGAAACTGACGCTGCGGTTCCTGTATATGGGGTTGCTGGGCATGGCTCTGCTGGGCCCGGCATATGGCCTCACCCGGCAGCCGGTGCGCACCACCGGCAAAGACGTGTGGCTGCTGGTGGACCTGTCGCGCTCCATGGATGCCCCGGATATTGCGCCCACCCGCCTGCAAAAGGCCAAGGCCGAGTTGGCTCAGCTGGCCTCCCGCTTTCAGGCCGACCGGATTGGACTGATTGTATTTGCGGCGGAAGCCTACGTGCAATGCCCCCTCACCTATGACCAAAGCGCCCTGCAGCTGTTTTTGAGCACGCTGCAAACCAACCTGGTGCCAGCGGGCACCACCGACCTGACGCCGCCGCTGGAGCTGGTGCTGGCACGCCTCAACAAGCTGCCGGCCACGTCGCCGCGCGCGACGGCGCTGGTGCTGGTCAGCGACGGGGAGGATTTTGGGGAAAACCTGGAGCCAACGCTGCGGCTGCTGGCGCGCTCGGGTGCCCGCCTGTTTGCGCTGGGCGTAGGCACGCTGGATGGCTCCCGCCTGCCACGCGAAAAAGGCGGCTTCGTGCGCGACGCCCGCGGCCGCGACGCGGTGAGCCGCCTCTCTCCTACTCCATTGCAGCGGCTGGCCGAACAAACCGGGGGCCGGTATTTCGAGCTGTCTGACCGCCGCGACGAGTTTCCGTTGCTGGTAAATGCACTCAACCGGCTGGAAGGCCAGACCGAGCAGGTGCGCACCGTATCCGTGGCCGACAACCGCTACCGGTATCCGCTGGCGCTGGCACTAGCGCTGATGGCGCTGGACATATTGCTCACGGTTCGCGTAATCAAGCTATGA
- a CDS encoding acetyl-CoA C-acyltransferase, translated as MQIKEVVIVSAVRTPIGSFGGSLASLSATELGAIALKGALEKAGVDASEVQQVIMGNVISANLGQAPARQAAKKAGLPDTVECTTVNKVCASGSKAIMYAAQAIMLGQADVVLAGGMESMSNVPYYLDKARFGAKYGHGQMIDGLMKDGLWDPYHDFAMGVAADRTATHYGITREDQDAFAQQSYERSAAAAQAGKKKDEIVPVTITVRGKETVISDDEEYTKADFSKFAALKPAFGKEGSVTAANASTLNDGAAAVLLMSREKAEALGVKPLAIVRGFADAEQAPEWFTTTPSLAIPKALKHAGLEASEVDFYEINEAFSVVSLANNKLLNLEGKNVNVYGGAVSLGHPLGASGARIVTTLLNVLQNEGGKIGVTGICNGGGGASSIVLEKL; from the coding sequence ATGCAAATCAAAGAAGTAGTAATTGTATCGGCCGTTCGCACGCCCATCGGCTCGTTTGGCGGCAGCCTAGCCTCGCTGTCGGCTACGGAGCTGGGTGCCATTGCCCTGAAGGGCGCGCTGGAAAAGGCCGGCGTTGATGCCTCCGAAGTTCAGCAGGTGATAATGGGCAACGTAATTTCGGCCAACCTGGGCCAAGCGCCTGCCCGCCAGGCCGCCAAGAAAGCCGGCCTGCCCGATACGGTGGAGTGCACCACGGTAAATAAAGTGTGTGCTTCAGGCTCGAAAGCCATTATGTACGCCGCGCAGGCCATCATGCTGGGCCAAGCCGATGTGGTGCTGGCGGGCGGCATGGAAAGCATGTCGAACGTACCGTATTACCTCGATAAAGCCCGTTTCGGCGCCAAGTACGGTCACGGCCAGATGATTGACGGCCTGATGAAGGACGGCCTCTGGGACCCGTACCACGACTTCGCCATGGGCGTAGCCGCCGACCGCACCGCCACCCACTATGGCATCACGCGCGAAGACCAGGACGCCTTTGCCCAGCAGAGCTACGAGCGGAGCGCCGCCGCCGCCCAGGCTGGCAAGAAGAAAGATGAAATCGTGCCCGTGACCATCACGGTGCGCGGCAAGGAAACCGTTATCAGCGACGACGAGGAGTACACCAAGGCTGATTTCAGCAAGTTCGCGGCCCTCAAGCCCGCGTTCGGCAAGGAAGGCTCCGTGACGGCCGCCAACGCCTCTACCCTCAACGACGGTGCTGCTGCCGTGCTACTGATGAGCCGCGAGAAAGCCGAGGCCCTGGGCGTGAAGCCGCTGGCCATCGTGCGCGGCTTTGCCGATGCCGAGCAGGCTCCGGAGTGGTTCACGACCACCCCGTCGCTGGCTATTCCGAAGGCGCTGAAGCACGCCGGTCTGGAGGCTTCGGAAGTGGATTTCTACGAAATCAACGAGGCTTTCTCGGTGGTGTCGCTGGCCAACAACAAGCTGCTGAACCTGGAAGGCAAAAACGTGAACGTGTACGGCGGTGCTGTAAGCCTGGGCCACCCGCTCGGCGCCTCCGGTGCCCGCATCGTGACGACGCTGCTGAACGTGCTGCAGAACGAAGGCGGCAAAATCGGCGTGACCGGCATCTGCAACGGTGGCGGCGGAGCCAGCAGCATCGTGCTGGAGAAGCTCTAA
- a CDS encoding toxin-antitoxin system YwqK family antitoxin, protein MKRTAFALLLLTAATSAQAQKMRRFTTYFDSTNTRKREIYSAVVASDTVMEGPYKRFYRSGKLEAQTRYAGGKRDSSYVEFHPNGQRRLEVTYQQGVRQGPFKTYYETGKPAQEGSYDNDQPTGTLRYYHPNGEVKLETTLAAGQPAGAVRELYPSGKPKVEITYQNGQANGPVKTYYPNGQLQSEATYSRGLLAGPYKTYYDNGQTETEVLADKSGKGSYRSYYRSGKLQTEGSYVASTFAGRAVKNPLGDDLTKQARSLAGGTSNLEGPAKAYYESGALKSKMTYRQGVLTGTQEDFYESGKPEQKIEHANQGRDRKVTAYFEDGTVKAEQQFKAGQPAGQWRTFHPGGKQPATQETYVNGRLAGEKLSYSPTGTVLSKLVYENGKPTGLGQEFYESGKLKAETTYVKGLKTGTFRQLREDGTPETTGFYRNGKQSGVWTTFGPDGKTVQEKATYRNGQVVADGPPVPTPKVPATKGPVKKK, encoded by the coding sequence ATGAAACGAACTGCCTTTGCCCTGCTCCTGCTCACGGCCGCTACCTCGGCCCAAGCCCAGAAGATGCGACGCTTCACCACCTACTTCGACTCGACCAACACCCGCAAGCGTGAAATCTACTCGGCCGTGGTGGCCAGCGATACGGTGATGGAAGGGCCTTACAAGCGCTTTTACCGCTCCGGCAAGCTGGAGGCCCAGACCCGCTACGCCGGCGGCAAGCGCGACTCCAGCTACGTAGAGTTTCACCCCAACGGCCAGCGCCGGCTGGAGGTAACGTACCAACAGGGCGTGCGCCAGGGGCCGTTTAAGACCTACTACGAAACCGGCAAGCCCGCCCAGGAAGGCTCCTACGACAACGACCAGCCCACCGGCACGCTGCGCTACTACCACCCCAACGGCGAGGTAAAGCTGGAAACCACGCTGGCCGCCGGCCAGCCCGCCGGGGCCGTGCGCGAGCTGTACCCTTCGGGCAAGCCCAAGGTGGAAATCACCTACCAGAATGGGCAGGCCAACGGCCCGGTGAAAACCTACTACCCCAACGGCCAGCTCCAGAGCGAAGCCACATACAGCCGCGGCCTGCTGGCCGGTCCCTACAAAACCTACTACGACAACGGCCAGACCGAAACCGAAGTGCTGGCCGATAAGTCGGGCAAGGGCAGCTACCGCAGCTACTACCGCTCCGGCAAGCTCCAGACCGAGGGCAGCTACGTGGCCAGCACCTTCGCGGGCCGCGCCGTGAAAAACCCGCTCGGCGACGACCTGACCAAGCAGGCCCGCAGCCTGGCCGGCGGCACCTCCAACCTCGAAGGCCCGGCCAAAGCCTACTACGAAAGCGGCGCCCTCAAAAGCAAGATGACCTACCGCCAGGGCGTGCTGACGGGCACGCAGGAAGATTTCTACGAGTCGGGCAAGCCGGAGCAGAAGATTGAGCACGCCAACCAGGGCCGCGACCGGAAAGTGACGGCCTATTTCGAGGACGGCACCGTGAAGGCCGAGCAGCAGTTCAAGGCCGGGCAGCCGGCCGGGCAGTGGCGCACCTTCCACCCCGGCGGCAAGCAGCCCGCCACCCAGGAAACGTATGTGAATGGGCGCCTGGCCGGCGAGAAGCTGAGCTACTCGCCCACCGGCACCGTCCTCAGCAAGCTGGTTTATGAGAACGGCAAGCCCACCGGCCTCGGCCAGGAGTTTTATGAGTCGGGCAAGCTGAAGGCGGAAACCACTTACGTGAAGGGCCTCAAGACGGGCACTTTCCGCCAGCTGCGCGAAGACGGCACCCCGGAAACCACCGGCTTCTACCGCAACGGCAAGCAGTCGGGCGTCTGGACCACCTTCGGCCCCGACGGCAAGACCGTGCAGGAAAAGGCCACTTACCGCAACGGGCAGGTAGTAGCTGATGGCCCGCCGGTCCCCACACCAAAAGTCCCAGCCACAAAGGGCCCGGTGAAGAAAAAATAG